A stretch of Cellulosilyticum sp. I15G10I2 DNA encodes these proteins:
- a CDS encoding response regulator transcription factor has protein sequence MNGKLIYVVDDEINICNIVKSFLLKEGFEVKSFTHGQKMLEAFYGRPADMLIIDIMMPELDGYSICQTVRQTSSVPIIFVSARDTSPDKIAGLSLGADDYITKPFSPMELVMRVRSIFRRIAFDIGEQIRPNNRIKILDICIDLDKKAVFYHTKELKLSMKEIEFLTYLALNKHRPVSRDELLNKVWGFESEAETRATDDMVKRIRKKLHTEGSRLKIETVWGFGFKLSDEE, from the coding sequence GTGAATGGTAAATTAATTTATGTGGTAGACGATGAGATTAACATCTGTAATATCGTAAAATCATTTCTTTTAAAGGAAGGTTTTGAGGTAAAAAGCTTTACCCACGGACAAAAAATGTTAGAGGCTTTTTATGGGAGACCTGCTGATATGCTTATTATTGATATTATGATGCCTGAACTAGATGGCTATTCTATTTGTCAAACGGTACGGCAGACCAGTTCAGTTCCTATTATCTTTGTATCCGCAAGAGATACTTCCCCTGATAAAATCGCCGGCCTCTCTTTAGGTGCAGATGATTATATTACTAAACCTTTTAGTCCAATGGAGCTTGTAATGCGTGTGAGAAGTATTTTTAGAAGAATAGCCTTCGATATAGGAGAGCAAATCCGCCCTAACAACCGCATTAAAATTTTAGATATTTGCATTGATCTCGATAAAAAAGCTGTGTTTTATCACACTAAAGAGCTCAAGCTCAGTATGAAAGAAATTGAGTTTTTAACCTACCTTGCCCTTAATAAACATCGGCCCGTAAGCCGAGATGAACTACTGAATAAAGTATGGGGCTTTGAGAGTGAAGCAGAAACACGGGCAACAGATGATATGGTCAAACGTATAAGAAAAAAACTGCATACTGAGGGGTCTCGTCTTAAAATTGAAACAGTATGGGGCTTTGGTTTTAAATTATCTGATGAGGAGTAG
- a CDS encoding sensor histidine kinase: protein MFTKDSIQARILKANILNIVLLVLLIGILFNISIGIYIQNQTISQFNEIAQSVQGALRNHPNKFPEPTRNRNTALLVFGALDRVLKNYTSILDAQYILINNDKIAIPTFENTLDEIIFNQQLLTQIPENHFDEQKNLIAIKTKEMNYMGMIIPILNARKLQLGWVIIYSDTSKVNSLRIVINVILIAILFFSMALTIIYSIYTSKKISRPFSVINQHLNELSKRNFHKTIHIEANDEIIELIHNINFLSQKLRKYEEDQATFLQNISHELRTPLMSIQSYAEGIKYHVVEDHENASDIIIQETKRITDLVEQLTYLSRIDTVEGEYHFETSELDGILWSCIDCVKGIALKNNKKIVYDTVSDTIKINADPEKLSRAIINILSNCIRHAKTTIAIKMETQEDKVIITIEDDGEGFLDHELQNIFTRFYKGQNGHLGIGLAITKEVIDAHHAEITAENSSLGALFIIHFPR, encoded by the coding sequence ATGTTTACAAAAGATTCAATACAAGCCAGGATTCTGAAAGCAAATATTCTTAATATCGTCTTACTTGTGCTTCTAATAGGCATTTTATTTAATATAAGTATAGGTATTTATATCCAAAACCAAACTATTTCACAGTTTAATGAAATTGCTCAAAGTGTACAGGGGGCTCTGCGCAACCACCCCAATAAGTTTCCAGAACCTACTAGAAACAGAAATACAGCTTTGCTTGTTTTTGGTGCTTTAGATCGTGTTTTAAAAAACTATACTTCTATTTTAGATGCACAGTATATATTAATTAATAATGATAAGATTGCTATTCCTACCTTTGAGAATACATTAGATGAGATAATTTTTAACCAGCAGCTGCTTACTCAGATACCAGAAAATCATTTTGATGAGCAAAAAAACTTAATAGCTATTAAAACAAAAGAAATGAACTATATGGGGATGATCATTCCCATATTGAATGCAAGGAAGCTGCAGTTGGGATGGGTTATTATTTATTCTGATACAAGTAAGGTGAACAGCCTTAGAATAGTTATCAATGTTATCCTAATTGCTATTTTATTTTTTAGTATGGCGCTTACAATTATTTATTCTATTTATACCTCTAAGAAAATTTCCAGACCTTTTAGCGTTATTAATCAACATCTTAATGAACTTTCTAAAAGGAATTTTCATAAAACAATTCATATAGAGGCCAATGATGAAATAATAGAACTCATTCATAATATTAATTTTTTATCTCAAAAATTGCGCAAGTATGAAGAAGATCAAGCCACTTTCTTACAAAATATCTCTCATGAACTTAGAACACCTCTTATGTCTATTCAAAGTTATGCGGAAGGTATTAAATATCATGTTGTAGAAGATCATGAAAATGCATCCGATATTATTATTCAAGAAACAAAACGTATTACAGACCTCGTAGAGCAGTTAACTTATCTTTCCCGTATTGATACTGTTGAGGGAGAATATCATTTTGAGACCTCTGAACTTGATGGCATTCTCTGGAGTTGTATCGACTGTGTAAAAGGTATTGCTTTAAAAAATAATAAAAAGATTGTTTATGATACTGTATCAGACACTATTAAAATAAATGCTGACCCTGAAAAACTTTCACGCGCTATTATTAATATTCTCTCTAACTGCATAAGGCATGCCAAAACAACGATAGCTATTAAAATGGAAACACAGGAGGATAAGGTTATTATTACTATCGAAGATGACGGCGAAGGCTTCCTAGATCATGAACTCCAAAATATATTTACACGGTTCTATAAGGGACAAAATGGCCATCTTGGTATAGGCCTCGCTATAACTAAGGAAGTCATCGACGCACATCATGCTGAAATTACTGCGGAAAATAGTTCTTTAGGGGCACTTTTCATCATACATTTTCCACGTTAA
- a CDS encoding DegV family protein — protein MEKIALITDSTSGVPQEYVDKYNIRILRLKVIYKDREYVDGVDITPEEVYARLDKELPTTSMPSVQEVEDLFEELIKEGYTHAVMLAISSGLSGTINSFRIAAEHYQDKINAFVFDSKIISMAVGLSVIEVGKAIEDGKSFEEICTLIPKLREKTMLYFTVDTLEYLIKGGRIGKVSGSIGQLLNLKPIIIMDDEGKYTTFTKVRGTKQMISKLIQLGIDRLEQAKCKIVIMTGTMQEEAQVLKDAFLNHPNTISADIGTITPVVGIHSGPRLLALVIMEA, from the coding sequence ATGGAAAAAATAGCTTTAATTACGGACAGTACTTCTGGTGTACCACAGGAATATGTAGATAAATACAATATACGTATTCTAAGATTAAAAGTCATTTATAAAGACAGGGAGTATGTAGATGGGGTAGATATTACTCCTGAGGAAGTGTATGCAAGATTAGATAAGGAACTTCCCACTACTTCTATGCCTTCTGTACAAGAAGTAGAGGATTTGTTTGAAGAACTTATTAAAGAAGGTTATACACATGCGGTTATGCTTGCTATTTCTTCGGGGCTTTCAGGCACAATCAATAGTTTTAGAATTGCAGCTGAGCATTATCAAGATAAAATTAATGCTTTTGTTTTTGATTCCAAAATCATATCCATGGCTGTTGGCTTATCTGTGATTGAAGTAGGTAAAGCTATTGAAGACGGGAAAAGCTTTGAAGAGATTTGCACATTAATACCAAAACTTAGAGAAAAAACAATGCTGTACTTTACTGTTGACACATTAGAGTATCTGATCAAGGGCGGCAGAATTGGCAAAGTTTCTGGAAGTATTGGACAGCTTTTAAATCTTAAGCCAATCATTATTATGGATGATGAAGGTAAATACACTACTTTTACAAAAGTTAGAGGAACCAAGCAAATGATCAGCAAGCTCATTCAATTAGGTATAGATAGGCTAGAACAGGCAAAGTGCAAGATAGTTATTATGACAGGGACCATGCAGGAAGAAGCTCAAGTATTAAAAGATGCCTTTTTGAATCATCCTAATACTATTTCAGCAGATATTGGCACGATTACACCAGTTGTAGGCATACATTCAGGCCCAAGACTTCTGGCTTTAGTCATAATGGAAGCGTAA
- a CDS encoding rhodanese-like domain-containing protein: MLFNLRQNIKKISPKEVYTSTKVDKAIVILDVREEIEYRSGYINGAINLPVGQIKEKIAAMDLSKDTKIIIYCQSGARSTRACSVLENMGYNNLYNLGGIMSWPYEIVK, translated from the coding sequence ATGTTATTTAATTTAAGGCAGAATATAAAAAAAATATCACCTAAAGAGGTTTATACAAGTACAAAAGTGGATAAAGCCATTGTTATTTTAGACGTAAGAGAAGAAATAGAGTATAGAAGCGGCTATATTAATGGGGCTATAAATTTGCCCGTAGGACAAATTAAAGAAAAAATAGCTGCTATGGATTTATCAAAAGATACAAAGATAATTATCTACTGCCAAAGTGGTGCAAGAAGTACGCGGGCTTGTAGTGTTTTAGAAAATATGGGGTATAATAATCTGTATAATTTAGGCGGGATTATGAGCTGGCCGTATGAGATAGTTAAGTAA
- a CDS encoding 4Fe-4S binding protein: MTKKRKSHQKWSWIFMIAFILLSIIDFRFGILGIICMTTPMVLALRGAGKAHCSYYCPRGSLLGRFLQNISFQHNLPKWAKSNRIKNILLIIMISMLTLGMIHANREGFNLMQTGFTLFRFMTVSLGVGVIMGVIFKPRSWCQVCPMGHGTALIDKSLKSRKS, encoded by the coding sequence ATGACTAAAAAACGCAAATCACACCAAAAGTGGTCATGGATTTTTATGATAGCATTTATATTACTATCGATTATTGACTTTAGATTTGGTATTTTAGGGATTATATGTATGACGACACCTATGGTGCTTGCACTAAGAGGTGCAGGTAAGGCGCATTGTTCTTATTATTGTCCGAGAGGATCATTACTGGGAAGATTTCTTCAAAATATTAGTTTTCAGCATAACCTTCCTAAGTGGGCTAAATCAAATCGTATAAAAAATATACTTCTTATTATAATGATCAGTATGCTAACATTAGGAATGATTCATGCTAATCGTGAGGGCTTTAACTTGATGCAAACAGGTTTTACATTATTTAGATTCATGACAGTTTCTTTAGGAGTAGGCGTTATAATGGGGGTTATCTTTAAACCAAGATCTTGGTGTCAGGTGTGTCCAATGGGACATGGCACAGCACTTATAGATAAGTCTTTAAAAAGCAGAAAAAGTTGA
- a CDS encoding metal-sensing transcriptional repressor translates to MNDERKKALQALKTSKGQIEGIIKMIEDERYCMDISNQIIAAQGLLKKSNLLILKQHLTHCVKDACRSDNGEEKIEEIINIIEKLMNKS, encoded by the coding sequence ATGAACGATGAAAGAAAAAAGGCATTACAGGCTTTAAAGACTTCTAAAGGACAAATTGAGGGTATTATTAAAATGATTGAAGATGAGAGATACTGTATGGATATCTCAAATCAAATTATTGCGGCACAGGGATTGCTAAAAAAGTCTAACCTATTGATACTTAAACAACATCTTACACATTGTGTAAAAGATGCTTGCAGGAGTGACAATGGAGAAGAAAAAATAGAAGAAATTATAAATATTATAGAAAAACTTATGAACAAGTCATAA
- a CDS encoding DegV family protein: protein MQKIALITDSTCGLPKEYVDKYNVHILRLKIIYKDREYIDGLDITPEEVYARLDEELPTTSMPSVQEANDLFGKLIEENYTHAVVLCVSSGLSGTINSFRLAAENYQDQIKSFVFDTKVLSMAVGLSVIEVGKAIEAGKSFEEICEEIPKLRARTQMYFTVDTLEYLIKGGRIGKVSGGIGEFLNLKPIITMDEDGKYTTYTKVRGTKQALNKLIALGKDILDTSKGKVVIMTGTMLKEAEMLKEAFESHGNTTFLYVGTITPVVGIHSGPRLLALAVMKD from the coding sequence ATGCAAAAAATAGCCTTAATTACTGATAGTACTTGCGGGTTGCCAAAGGAATATGTCGATAAGTACAATGTACATATTCTAAGGTTAAAAATAATCTATAAAGACCGAGAATATATAGATGGATTAGATATTACTCCAGAAGAAGTCTATGCAAGATTAGATGAAGAACTTCCTACGACCTCAATGCCTTCTGTACAAGAAGCAAATGACTTATTTGGTAAACTTATAGAAGAAAATTATACGCATGCTGTTGTGCTTTGTGTATCTTCAGGGCTTTCAGGAACGATTAACAGCTTTAGGCTTGCAGCAGAAAATTATCAAGATCAAATAAAGTCATTTGTATTTGACACAAAAGTATTATCTATGGCTGTAGGTCTATCTGTTATTGAAGTTGGCAAGGCTATTGAGGCTGGAAAAAGCTTTGAGGAGATATGTGAAGAAATTCCAAAACTCAGAGCACGTACGCAGATGTATTTTACAGTGGACACCTTAGAATATTTAATTAAGGGTGGCCGAATTGGTAAAGTATCTGGAGGTATTGGAGAGTTTCTTAATCTTAAACCTATTATTACAATGGATGAAGACGGTAAATATACAACGTATACAAAAGTAAGAGGAACAAAACAAGCCCTTAATAAGCTTATTGCATTAGGTAAAGACATATTAGATACATCCAAGGGGAAAGTTGTTATTATGACAGGTACCATGCTTAAAGAAGCTGAAATGCTTAAAGAAGCTTTTGAAAGTCATGGGAATACTACGTTTTTATACGTTGGTACAATTACGCCTGTGGTGGGTATTCATTCTGGACCTAGACTACTTGCGTTAGCTGTTATGAAAGATTGA
- the anfO gene encoding Fe-only nitrogenase accessory protein AnfO, with protein MDKIAVLMGEGDETIAFSESGVIKVFLKKGGEWQIIQEIDLSINLCMSISSVRKKIIEIASVLDDCKIIVGRKVDGIAYNVFEAMAFSIWEFEGLPQNFLDYILEKEYEIQETNKQQSQLVKPPYIEQLDDGYYKIDLEQVQTISPGISSKQVIMPVLEKQVFRRLDIICTHIPPWLENQIQKYQLKMEAESLCSGGYSVKLLRKEL; from the coding sequence ATGGATAAGATAGCAGTACTCATGGGAGAGGGCGATGAAACGATTGCTTTTTCAGAATCAGGGGTTATAAAAGTTTTTTTAAAAAAAGGAGGTGAGTGGCAGATCATACAAGAGATAGATTTATCAATCAATCTATGTATGAGTATAAGTAGTGTACGTAAGAAGATCATAGAGATAGCGAGCGTACTAGATGATTGCAAAATAATTGTAGGTAGGAAAGTTGATGGTATTGCTTATAATGTGTTCGAAGCTATGGCATTTAGTATCTGGGAATTTGAGGGCCTACCGCAAAACTTTTTAGACTATATTTTAGAAAAAGAATATGAAATACAAGAAACAAATAAGCAGCAAAGTCAATTAGTAAAGCCACCTTATATCGAACAACTGGATGATGGCTATTATAAAATTGACTTAGAACAGGTGCAGACTATAAGTCCAGGTATTTCTTCCAAGCAAGTCATTATGCCGGTTTTAGAAAAACAAGTATTTAGAAGGCTAGATATTATCTGTACACACATTCCGCCTTGGCTAGAAAATCAAATACAGAAGTATCAGTTAAAAATGGAAGCTGAAAGCTTATGTTCAGGTGGCTACAGTGTTAAGCTATTACGCAAGGAGTTGTAA
- a CDS encoding alpha-amylase family protein: MENYKLRFRQIHMDFHTSEHIDGVGERFDKDEFADTLDAAKVNSVTCFARCHHGWLYYNSKNDPERIHPGLKYKNLLEDQIKACHQKDIRVPVYTTVQWDHFISSRHPEWVCINEDGSMVDTCNPVSRGVYEAGFYKTLCVNTAYRDYLKDHLKDIFESLPEVDGIFLDIVMVVDCSCKACVEGMLKENKDPTQRLERLLYAKSMVEDFKRDISAYIRSFNPNASIFYNTSHIEPALRSVLGAYSHWELESLPSGGWGYVHFPNSARFARTTGLDLLGQTGKFHTMWGDFHSFKNKEALQYECYRMLAFNAKCLIGDQLDPDGKISKEVYELIGSVYKEVEKKEPWCIDAKAVCDMAIFTPEALGFNSGCGGVIPQSVVGTSTMLEEMGHQFDIIDSEADFTHYKVIIFPDEVVMDEMLIRKVEAYLQHGGAVLATYESGLNSEKTEFASDLFGATYKGGAPYSPDFIVPKGEMGKDLHETEYVMYKQGTQVDVLQGAAVLSDVNIPYFNRTWQHFCSHKHTPSSHQYGYPGIIKKEKVIYYSHPLFTIYQELHPKWCKLLIRNGLDMLLAEPILRYEGPTSLLACVNEQTHEKRYVLHMLHYIPEKRCSEIYTIEDVIPLYQTKVSMKLSHEVKTIKLVPEGRSLDFKYVDGRIEFVIDKIEGHAMIALRY, encoded by the coding sequence ATGGAAAATTATAAATTAAGATTCAGGCAGATTCACATGGATTTTCATACGAGTGAACATATAGATGGAGTGGGCGAGCGGTTTGATAAGGATGAATTTGCAGATACACTCGATGCAGCCAAAGTTAATTCGGTAACTTGTTTTGCAAGATGTCATCATGGGTGGCTCTATTATAATTCTAAAAATGATCCGGAGCGAATACACCCTGGGCTAAAGTATAAAAATTTATTAGAAGATCAGATTAAGGCGTGTCATCAAAAAGACATACGGGTACCTGTTTATACCACTGTTCAGTGGGATCACTTTATCAGTTCCAGACATCCAGAATGGGTATGTATTAATGAAGATGGTAGTATGGTAGATACTTGTAATCCGGTATCGAGGGGTGTCTATGAAGCAGGATTTTATAAAACGCTGTGTGTCAATACAGCTTATAGAGATTATCTCAAAGACCATCTTAAAGATATTTTTGAATCATTACCCGAAGTGGATGGTATATTTTTAGATATTGTCATGGTAGTAGACTGCTCATGCAAAGCTTGTGTAGAAGGGATGTTAAAAGAAAATAAGGACCCAACTCAGCGTTTAGAAAGGCTCCTGTATGCAAAAAGTATGGTGGAAGATTTTAAAAGAGATATTTCAGCTTACATAAGAAGTTTTAACCCTAATGCCAGTATCTTTTATAATACCTCACATATTGAGCCTGCACTGCGTAGTGTGCTGGGAGCATATAGCCACTGGGAGCTGGAGTCTCTGCCGAGCGGGGGATGGGGTTATGTACACTTCCCAAATAGTGCACGTTTTGCAAGAACAACAGGGCTTGATCTTCTGGGGCAGACGGGGAAATTCCATACGATGTGGGGAGATTTTCATTCCTTTAAAAACAAAGAAGCCCTACAGTATGAGTGCTACCGTATGCTGGCTTTTAATGCAAAGTGCCTTATAGGAGACCAGCTCGATCCAGATGGTAAAATTTCTAAAGAAGTTTATGAACTCATAGGTTCTGTCTATAAAGAGGTAGAAAAGAAAGAACCTTGGTGTATAGATGCTAAAGCTGTATGTGATATGGCGATTTTTACACCAGAGGCCTTAGGGTTTAACTCGGGCTGTGGCGGGGTGATTCCTCAGTCAGTAGTCGGGACTTCTACGATGCTTGAAGAAATGGGGCATCAATTTGATATTATTGATAGTGAAGCTGATTTTACGCACTATAAAGTCATTATATTCCCAGATGAAGTTGTGATGGATGAAATGCTTATAAGGAAAGTTGAGGCTTATTTACAGCATGGCGGGGCAGTACTTGCAACCTATGAATCGGGTCTTAATTCAGAAAAAACAGAATTTGCATCAGATCTGTTTGGTGCAACATATAAAGGTGGGGCACCTTATAGTCCAGACTTTATTGTACCAAAAGGAGAGATGGGTAAGGACCTTCATGAAACAGAATATGTCATGTATAAGCAAGGTACTCAGGTCGATGTACTGCAAGGAGCTGCAGTGTTGAGTGATGTTAACATTCCTTATTTTAATAGGACTTGGCAGCATTTTTGCTCCCATAAACATACGCCTTCTTCCCATCAATATGGTTATCCGGGTATTATCAAAAAAGAAAAAGTGATTTATTATAGCCACCCCCTATTTACGATTTACCAAGAACTACATCCTAAATGGTGTAAGCTGCTTATTCGAAATGGGCTGGATATGCTACTTGCGGAGCCTATTTTAAGATACGAAGGACCAACAAGCCTGCTTGCTTGTGTCAATGAACAGACACATGAAAAAAGGTATGTGCTTCACATGCTGCATTATATTCCAGAAAAGCGCTGCAGTGAGATTTATACGATAGAAGATGTGATTCCATTGTACCAAACTAAGGTTTCCATGAAGCTTTCACATGAGGTAAAAACTATAAAGCTTGTTCCAGAAGGGAGAAGTTTGGACTTTAAGTATGTCGATGGAAGAATTGAATTTGTTATAGATAAAATAGAAGGGCATGCTATGATTGCTCTTAGGTATTAA
- a CDS encoding carbohydrate ABC transporter permease — protein sequence MKRKKQLTIIFKHLAALFLCTLVIVPFIIIVINSFKSSKEAALMTLQLPSQLIWQNYAIVIEKGKLVQSFFNSLLYAIVPCICVVIFCGMASFTLSRRASKVNKWIYTFMILGIFLPVNYLALIRIMRMFGIYGTRLGIILFYIAANIAFSTFIIYGFVDTVPREVDEAAIIDGANPVQLFFEVIFPLLKPVLVTAFILMFMGIWSDFMTPLYLINKTALWPMNLAVYNFFGRFKSDWNLVFADIVLTALPVLIVYLIGQKQIISGLTSGAVKG from the coding sequence ATGAAAAGAAAAAAACAACTTACAATTATATTTAAACATTTGGCAGCTCTATTTTTATGCACCCTCGTTATTGTGCCTTTTATCATTATTGTCATTAATTCATTTAAAAGCAGCAAAGAGGCAGCACTCATGACACTTCAGCTTCCAAGTCAATTGATTTGGCAAAACTATGCAATCGTTATTGAAAAAGGCAAATTAGTACAATCCTTTTTTAACAGCTTACTTTATGCGATTGTTCCTTGCATATGTGTTGTAATCTTTTGCGGGATGGCCTCTTTTACACTCTCAAGAAGAGCTTCTAAGGTGAATAAATGGATCTATACCTTCATGATACTTGGTATTTTCCTGCCGGTTAATTATCTTGCGCTTATTAGGATCATGAGAATGTTTGGGATATATGGCACACGTTTAGGCATTATTCTTTTTTATATTGCAGCCAATATTGCGTTTTCAACTTTCATTATTTATGGTTTTGTAGATACTGTACCAAGAGAAGTGGATGAAGCAGCTATTATCGATGGGGCCAATCCAGTACAGCTATTTTTCGAAGTCATATTTCCCTTGTTAAAGCCAGTTTTGGTTACAGCTTTTATTTTGATGTTTATGGGCATATGGAGTGATTTTATGACACCACTTTATCTCATTAACAAAACAGCTTTATGGCCGATGAATTTAGCTGTTTATAACTTCTTTGGCCGGTTTAAATCAGATTGGAACTTAGTATTTGCAGATATTGTCCTAACGGCGCTTCCAGTACTTATTGTTTATCTTATAGGCCAAAAACAAATTATTTCAGGGCTTACATCAGGGGCAGTAAAAGGTTGA
- a CDS encoding carbohydrate ABC transporter permease, giving the protein MKERRFYPMYFIWPALIIYGLLCILPGIIGIYYSFTDWSSYSDQINFIGLENYKYIFTSNQAYTKYIFNTLMFTVVSNIVKIIPALFLALMLKEGLRGQNFYRGVLYFPSVLPYLVIGLLFRSMLHPTTGVVNQTLRLLSMDFMAQQWLTDPKWVWGSIFAVDAWRGIGYVMTIFIAGLQAIPESYYEAAKIDGAGYFALLRHITLPMLVPAITINVVFGLTYGLKVFDIIYVLTNGGPGRMTEVVATGIFKEFSDGTYGVGSALSSILFVFMAVIGILIVGKMNEKRVEM; this is encoded by the coding sequence ATGAAAGAAAGAAGATTTTATCCTATGTATTTTATTTGGCCGGCACTCATTATATATGGCTTGCTATGTATATTACCTGGCATTATAGGGATCTATTACTCTTTTACAGACTGGAGTTCTTATTCAGATCAAATTAACTTTATAGGACTTGAAAACTATAAGTACATATTTACATCCAATCAAGCTTATACAAAATACATTTTTAATACACTTATGTTTACGGTAGTTTCTAATATTGTAAAAATTATTCCTGCACTATTTTTAGCATTGATGCTAAAAGAAGGACTCCGTGGACAAAACTTTTACAGAGGCGTGCTTTATTTCCCATCCGTATTACCGTATCTTGTTATTGGACTTTTATTTAGATCTATGCTTCACCCCACAACAGGTGTGGTTAATCAAACCCTGAGATTGCTGAGTATGGACTTTATGGCACAACAATGGCTTACAGATCCAAAGTGGGTATGGGGATCGATATTTGCAGTAGATGCATGGCGAGGAATTGGCTATGTTATGACCATATTTATTGCGGGGCTGCAGGCTATACCAGAGAGTTATTATGAAGCAGCTAAAATTGACGGAGCAGGCTATTTTGCACTATTGAGACATATTACCTTACCAATGTTAGTGCCTGCTATTACAATTAATGTAGTATTTGGGCTTACCTATGGCCTTAAAGTATTCGACATTATCTATGTACTTACAAACGGTGGACCAGGCCGTATGACGGAAGTCGTTGCAACAGGTATCTTCAAAGAATTTTCAGATGGTACCTATGGAGTAGGTTCTGCGTTATCGTCTATACTATTTGTATTTATGGCTGTTATCGGTATCTTAATTGTAGGAAAGATGAATGAAAAGAGGGTGGAGATGTAA
- a CDS encoding ABC transporter substrate-binding protein, producing MRKLLSAVLMVTMGLTVLAGCAKTDAPSTSTTSGNTSTSTASGEQKDKNKGVTLTVMMSQGWAFPAEEMLAKKFEEETGNKIDLQVVPADQYHDLLKAKLTSGEGPDIFYAQTNEFQIKTATVDPEKYCIDFSGEEWVNVMPKTRIPAVSYNDKLYGLMIWYDSPEFVFVYNKTLFKEAGINEAPKTYAEFKAACEKIKAMGIAPVYEYGAAGWHHQLPFFQIGPRYEELEPGLYEGLNNNTIRFADSKAMLTALEQINECVQNGYYGDDYLANDGSDTYDRLATRKAAMVMEGPAFIEAIKEKYPETTDEYGLFLVPFIDNQNYPTNPSGPAAFGYKESKNVDVVKEYFTFLAQPENLQIKLDNTVEWTNIDVTADVSQHFTDIEKAFKETIPRAKYEVAPVLQTGTKYTNDQWMETGKDMISMFLGELTAKQVLENIDERRAKIAKSQNDSAW from the coding sequence ATGAGAAAACTTTTATCTGCAGTACTTATGGTTACTATGGGGCTGACAGTTTTGGCGGGTTGCGCAAAAACTGATGCACCGAGCACAAGCACAACTTCAGGAAATACATCAACGAGTACAGCATCAGGGGAGCAAAAAGATAAAAACAAAGGCGTTACACTTACAGTTATGATGTCACAAGGCTGGGCTTTCCCAGCAGAAGAAATGTTAGCTAAAAAGTTTGAAGAAGAGACAGGCAATAAAATAGATCTTCAAGTTGTGCCGGCAGATCAATATCATGATTTACTAAAAGCTAAACTTACTAGCGGAGAAGGACCAGATATTTTCTACGCTCAAACCAATGAATTTCAAATTAAAACAGCAACGGTTGATCCAGAAAAATATTGTATAGATTTTTCAGGGGAAGAATGGGTAAATGTAATGCCTAAGACAAGGATACCAGCGGTTTCATACAATGATAAACTCTATGGACTTATGATATGGTATGATTCACCAGAATTTGTTTTTGTCTATAACAAAACACTCTTTAAAGAAGCAGGCATTAATGAAGCACCTAAAACTTATGCTGAGTTTAAAGCCGCTTGTGAAAAGATTAAAGCGATGGGTATTGCACCTGTTTATGAATATGGCGCTGCAGGCTGGCATCATCAATTACCTTTCTTCCAAATTGGACCGCGTTATGAGGAGTTAGAACCAGGTCTTTATGAAGGCCTTAATAATAACACCATTAGATTTGCAGACAGCAAGGCAATGCTTACGGCTTTAGAACAAATCAATGAATGTGTTCAAAATGGCTACTATGGAGATGATTATTTGGCAAATGATGGTTCAGATACCTATGACCGTTTAGCAACTAGAAAAGCGGCTATGGTTATGGAAGGACCTGCATTTATTGAAGCGATTAAAGAAAAGTACCCAGAAACAACAGATGAGTACGGTTTATTCCTTGTACCTTTTATTGATAATCAAAACTATCCAACCAACCCATCAGGCCCAGCGGCTTTTGGTTATAAAGAAAGTAAAAATGTAGATGTAGTTAAAGAATACTTTACATTCTTAGCACAACCTGAAAATCTTCAAATCAAATTAGATAATACTGTTGAGTGGACGAATATTGATGTAACAGCAGATGTGAGTCAACACTTTACAGATATAGAAAAAGCATTTAAAGAAACTATTCCAAGGGCAAAATATGAGGTTGCACCTGTGCTTCAGACAGGGACTAAATACACAAATGATCAATGGATGGAAACAGGAAAAGACATGATTTCTATGTTTTTAGGAGAACTTACAGCGAAACAAGTACTTGAAAATATTGACGAGAGAAGAGCAAAAATTGCTAAGAGTCAAAATGATTCAGCTTGGTAA